The following proteins are encoded in a genomic region of Magallana gigas chromosome 1, xbMagGiga1.1, whole genome shotgun sequence:
- the LOC117687003 gene encoding uncharacterized protein isoform X2 codes for MACPDIKPESDPDFILSSYNASAGTQVLIGCKKFGYRLEGPHNVTCFSNQTWSDNLTELECKWTGELNTYEKIVIGTGAGCLGLLILGLLFICCCSYIHNQHLKRRRAASQRSYSQFDPPQKDQAYSNDYIRQSGPYADRISPQDNSSMDGYKRPQGVIDDPSNYHIYTGRKGEMNGKSAYKYDNRAFESQDQGYYDNGHNKDPPYWNGQIPRPQIRDSRNYY; via the exons CTTGTCCTGATATAAAACCCGAATCCGATCCTGATTTTATTCTTAGCAGTTACAACGCGAGCGCTGGAACGCAAGTTCTGATTGGCTGCAAGAAATTCGGCTACCGATTGGAAGGACCCCACAATGTCACGTGTTTTTCAAACCAAACATGGTCTGACAACCTCACGGAACTGGAGTGTAAAT GGACGGGAGAACTGAACACATACGAGAAGATCGTAATAGGAACAGGAGCAGGCTGTCTAGGCTTGTTGATCTTAGGACTATTGTTTATCTGCTGTTGTTCATATATCCATAACCAGCATTTGAAAAGACG GCGGGCAGCAAGCCAGAGATCCTACTCTCAGTTTGATCCGCCCCAGAAAGACCAGGCTTACAGTAACGACTACATCAGACAGAGCGGACCGTACGCCGACAGAATCTCACCACAGGACAACAGCTCAATGGACGGATACAA GAGACCCCAGGGCGTCATAGACGATCCAAGTAACTACCATATATACACCGGAAGGAAAGGCGAGATGAACGGGAAGTCAGCATACAAATACGACAACCGAGCTTTCGAATCTCAAGACCAGGGTTACTATGACAACGGTCACAATAAAGATCCACCATATTG GAATGGCCAGATACCACGCCCCCAGATCCGTGACAGCCGGAACTACTACTGA
- the LOC117687003 gene encoding uncharacterized protein isoform X1: MEQKNQSLITETTACPDIKPESDPDFILSSYNASAGTQVLIGCKKFGYRLEGPHNVTCFSNQTWSDNLTELECKWTGELNTYEKIVIGTGAGCLGLLILGLLFICCCSYIHNQHLKRRRAASQRSYSQFDPPQKDQAYSNDYIRQSGPYADRISPQDNSSMDGYKRPQGVIDDPSNYHIYTGRKGEMNGKSAYKYDNRAFESQDQGYYDNGHNKDPPYWNGQIPRPQIRDSRNYY; the protein is encoded by the exons CTTGTCCTGATATAAAACCCGAATCCGATCCTGATTTTATTCTTAGCAGTTACAACGCGAGCGCTGGAACGCAAGTTCTGATTGGCTGCAAGAAATTCGGCTACCGATTGGAAGGACCCCACAATGTCACGTGTTTTTCAAACCAAACATGGTCTGACAACCTCACGGAACTGGAGTGTAAAT GGACGGGAGAACTGAACACATACGAGAAGATCGTAATAGGAACAGGAGCAGGCTGTCTAGGCTTGTTGATCTTAGGACTATTGTTTATCTGCTGTTGTTCATATATCCATAACCAGCATTTGAAAAGACG GCGGGCAGCAAGCCAGAGATCCTACTCTCAGTTTGATCCGCCCCAGAAAGACCAGGCTTACAGTAACGACTACATCAGACAGAGCGGACCGTACGCCGACAGAATCTCACCACAGGACAACAGCTCAATGGACGGATACAA GAGACCCCAGGGCGTCATAGACGATCCAAGTAACTACCATATATACACCGGAAGGAAAGGCGAGATGAACGGGAAGTCAGCATACAAATACGACAACCGAGCTTTCGAATCTCAAGACCAGGGTTACTATGACAACGGTCACAATAAAGATCCACCATATTG GAATGGCCAGATACCACGCCCCCAGATCCGTGACAGCCGGAACTACTACTGA